From a single Rosa rugosa chromosome 7, drRosRugo1.1, whole genome shotgun sequence genomic region:
- the LOC133723382 gene encoding putative F-box/FBD/LRR-repeat protein At1g78760 isoform X2, giving the protein MEQKRMLLATGSCEGEGPCTVNMIDRFSNLPEGVFHHILSKFGIKDLTRFCCVSKRWRELCLSSPSVEFCGYSEDGIMDMACELRLKLVNALDRFLLSRGDNEMKSFVLFWDGHSDEELDEACFCVNENFRIITWIQNAVRCKVEKVYLDVTFFDYEGEPLAFPSCVFRSASLRSIVVNMPRTVVKTPSFTFSSNIEKLHLSDVVIQDEGFFEWISYSCKSLKDVTLSAVREIHSITIESSSLEKFYFINYEVDETCHINISGEKLEEINVRCNHSPSSTILKIVAPNVKRLLLEGNVKNHLNLGELKCLEQAAILMEPIVDEFNKVFEVLSSLCSVEVLVLNEATIQAAYREECVQAQLDIWV; this is encoded by the exons ATGGAGCAGAAGCGTATGTTATTGGCTACTGGGAGTTGTGAGGGTGAAGGACCCTGTACTGTGAATATGATTGACAGATTTAGCAATCTTCCGGAGGGAGTTTTTCATCACATTCTTTCAAAATTTGGTATTAAAGACCTTACCCGATTCTGCTGTGTCTCCAAACGATGGAGAGAATTATGTCTGTCGTCTCCGTCGGTGGAATTTTGTGGATATAGTGAAGATGGAATTATGGATATGGCATGTGAGCTTAGGTTGAAGTTGGTGAATGCATTGGATAGGTTCTTGCTTAGTCGTGGGGATAATGAGATGAAGAGCTTTGTTCTTTTTTGGGATGGTCACAGTGATGAAGAGCTTGACGAAGCATGTTTCTGTGTTAATGAGAATTTCCGAATAATCACCTGGATCCAGAATGCTGTGAGGTGTAAAGTTGAAAAGGTTTATCTTGACGTCACCTTTTTTGATTATGAGGGGGAGCCATTGGCATTTCCATCTTGCGTCTTTCGTTCTGCATCATTGAGGTCTATAGTGGTTAACATGCCACGTACAGTTGTTAAAACACCCTCCTTCACTTTTTCCTCCAATATCGAAAAGTTGCATTTAAGTGATGTTGTTATACAGGACGAGGGGTTTTTCGAGTGGATTTCCTATTCCTGCAAATCCTTGAAGGATGTAACTCTTTCAGCAGTTCGTGAGATACATAGTATCACCATTGAAAGCTCGTCTTTGgaaaaattttatttcattaattACGAGGTTGATGAAACCTGCCATATTAACATCTCTGGTGAGAAACTTGAAGAAATAAATGTCAGGTGCAATCATTCACCTAGCAGCACCATATTAAAAATTGTTGCTCCAAATGTTAAACGTTTGCTTTTGGAGGGGAATGTGAAAAATCACCTAAATCTGGGAGAATTGAAATGTTTGGAACAAGCTGCTATTCTTATGGAGCCTATAGTAGATGAGTTTAACAAAGTATTTGAGGTTCTTTCCAGTTTGTGCAGTGTTGAAGTTCTTGTTCTAAATGAAGCTACCATCCAG GCTGCATACAGGGAGGAATGCGTGCAAGCTCAATTAG acaTCTGGGTTTGA
- the LOC133723382 gene encoding putative F-box/FBD/LRR-repeat protein At5g44950 isoform X1, which produces MEQKRMLLATGSCEGEGPCTVNMIDRFSNLPEGVFHHILSKFGIKDLTRFCCVSKRWRELCLSSPSVEFCGYSEDGIMDMACELRLKLVNALDRFLLSRGDNEMKSFVLFWDGHSDEELDEACFCVNENFRIITWIQNAVRCKVEKVYLDVTFFDYEGEPLAFPSCVFRSASLRSIVVNMPRTVVKTPSFTFSSNIEKLHLSDVVIQDEGFFEWISYSCKSLKDVTLSAVREIHSITIESSSLEKFYFINYEVDETCHINISGEKLEEINVRCNHSPSSTILKIVAPNVKRLLLEGNVKNHLNLGELKCLEQAAILMEPIVDEFNKVFEVLSSLCSVEVLVLNEATIQAAYREECVQAQLGEIWYLQMNIGSFTDDLVPAVVCLLRGTPELCTLYICYKPTSLDPKSNTSGFDMEYWKMQNLDFVSQVEDVTIELSAGFNGIELARYILEHAESLEKMVIRYLAEQSNAIGKLKESKMISNPLVTFEEYDSSVTLF; this is translated from the exons ATGGAGCAGAAGCGTATGTTATTGGCTACTGGGAGTTGTGAGGGTGAAGGACCCTGTACTGTGAATATGATTGACAGATTTAGCAATCTTCCGGAGGGAGTTTTTCATCACATTCTTTCAAAATTTGGTATTAAAGACCTTACCCGATTCTGCTGTGTCTCCAAACGATGGAGAGAATTATGTCTGTCGTCTCCGTCGGTGGAATTTTGTGGATATAGTGAAGATGGAATTATGGATATGGCATGTGAGCTTAGGTTGAAGTTGGTGAATGCATTGGATAGGTTCTTGCTTAGTCGTGGGGATAATGAGATGAAGAGCTTTGTTCTTTTTTGGGATGGTCACAGTGATGAAGAGCTTGACGAAGCATGTTTCTGTGTTAATGAGAATTTCCGAATAATCACCTGGATCCAGAATGCTGTGAGGTGTAAAGTTGAAAAGGTTTATCTTGACGTCACCTTTTTTGATTATGAGGGGGAGCCATTGGCATTTCCATCTTGCGTCTTTCGTTCTGCATCATTGAGGTCTATAGTGGTTAACATGCCACGTACAGTTGTTAAAACACCCTCCTTCACTTTTTCCTCCAATATCGAAAAGTTGCATTTAAGTGATGTTGTTATACAGGACGAGGGGTTTTTCGAGTGGATTTCCTATTCCTGCAAATCCTTGAAGGATGTAACTCTTTCAGCAGTTCGTGAGATACATAGTATCACCATTGAAAGCTCGTCTTTGgaaaaattttatttcattaattACGAGGTTGATGAAACCTGCCATATTAACATCTCTGGTGAGAAACTTGAAGAAATAAATGTCAGGTGCAATCATTCACCTAGCAGCACCATATTAAAAATTGTTGCTCCAAATGTTAAACGTTTGCTTTTGGAGGGGAATGTGAAAAATCACCTAAATCTGGGAGAATTGAAATGTTTGGAACAAGCTGCTATTCTTATGGAGCCTATAGTAGATGAGTTTAACAAAGTATTTGAGGTTCTTTCCAGTTTGTGCAGTGTTGAAGTTCTTGTTCTAAATGAAGCTACCATCCAG GCTGCATACAGGGAGGAATGCGTGCAAGCTCAATTAGGTGAGATTTGGTACTTGCAAATGAATATTGGTAGCTTTACTGATGATCTAGTCCCGGCAGTCGTTTGTCTTTTAAGAGGAACACCAGAGTTGTGTACTTTATACATTTGCTATAAACCAACTTCACTTGACCCTAAATCTAAT acaTCTGGGTTTGATATGGAGTATTGGAAGATGCAAAACCTGGATTTTGTTTCTCAGGTTGAGGATGTTACCATAGAGCTTAGTGCTGGGTTTAATGGAATTGAGTTAGCAAGGTATATACTTGAGCATGCTGAGAGCCTGGAGAAAATGGTCATTAGGTATTTAGCCGAGCAATCTAATGCTATagggaaattaaaagaaagtAAGATGATCTCTAATCCCTTGGTCACTTTCGAGGAATATGATAGCTCAGTTACCTTATTTTGA
- the LOC133721856 gene encoding F-box/LRR-repeat protein At3g58900-like isoform X2 yields MEMMKQRRKLGDIASCEGVGLGGSGGNESGIDRFSDLPDQVAHHILSFLALPDLSRVCCVSKRCGELCISAPSLNFDEFSSDSMSTCSGRLKLSTYLERFLFHRGDNKIQSFRLRWESHSLEVDLTPCICDNECYRLSTWIQNAVRCNVEVLDLKITLYNTELVFFPSCVFLCAPLKSLVVDMNYTVLRTPSFAFSSNLKYLQLTNVYIEDDKFFKWISCSCKCIGDLHLSHVLGIENVTIFRSSLERFSLICGPLDHMCHLNISSEKLVDIDLYWTFDSPSNKSLTIDAPNLKSFKWIGNLMKYPNLGKLECLETAALFLKPEVEDLNKVHEVLWGLRRAPGLLLNDVVIKASFMDGSVPASLYDTSGLCLIIESFVDELVPALVCVFRRTPNLSLLCIKSKPPHNPQSNNGSTNMLVDFFLPDIRV; encoded by the exons ATGGAAATGATGAAACAAAGGCGTAAGTTGGGGGATATTGCAAGTTGTGAAGGTGTAGGACTAGGAGGTAGTGGTGGGAATGAGAGCGGGATAGACAGATTTAGCGATCTTCCGGATCAAGTTGCACACCACATTCTTTCCTTCCTGGCTTTGCCGGACCTTAGTCGTGTGTGTTGTGTGTCCAAAAGGTGTGGAGAACTTTGTATATCTGCTCCCTCGCTGAATTTTGATGAATTTTCCTCCGATTCTATGTCCACGTGTTCCGGGCGGCTAAAGTTGTCGACTTATTTGGAAAGGTTCTTGTTTCATCGTGGGGATAATAAGATACAGTCCTTTCGTCTCCGTTGGGAAAGTCACTCTTTGGAGGTAGATTTAACACCATGCATCTGTGATAATGAGTGTTATCGATTGAGCACTTGGATCCAGAATGCAGTACGGTGTAATGTTGAAGTGCTTGATCTTAAGATTACTTTATATAACACCGAATTGGTGTTTTTTCCATCTTGTGTGTTTCTCTGTGCACCTTTGAAGTCTCTGGTGGTGGACATGAATTATACGGTCCTTAGAACTCCGTCTTTTGCCTTTTCCTCTAATCTCAAGTACTTGCAGTTGACAAATGTTTATATAGAAGATGACAAGTTTTTCAAATGGATCTCATGTTCCTGCAAGTGCATTGGGGATTTGCATCTTAGTCATGTTCTTGGGATAGAGAACGTCACCATTTTCCGGTCATCTTTGGAAAGGTTTAGTTTGATTTGTGGTCCTCTGGATCATATGTGCCATTTAAATATCTCAAGTGAGAAACTTGTGGACATAGATCTTTACTGGACATTTGATTCACCTAGCAACAAATCCTTAACTATTGATGCCCCAAATCTTAAATCTTTCAAATGGATTGGGAATTTGATGAAATACCCAAATCTAGGAAAACTAGAATGCTTAGAAACAGCTGCACTTTTTTTGAAGCCTGAAGTAGAGGACTTAAACAAGGTACATGAGGTTCTTTGGGGTTTACGCAGGGCTCCAGGTCTTTTGCTAAATGACGTGGTGATTAAG GCTTCATTTATGGATGGATCTGTGCCAGCTTCATTGTATGATACTTCCGGTTTGTGTTTGATTATCGAAAGCTTTGTTGATGAGCTGGTCCCAGCATTGGTCTGTGTCTTCAGAAGAACACctaatttgagtttgttatgcATAAAGTCTAAACCACCACATAACCCTCAATCTAAT aaTGGTTCAACTAATATGCTCGTTGACTTTTTTCTTCCAGACATTCGGGTTTAA
- the LOC133721858 gene encoding putative F-box/FBD/LRR-repeat protein At4g03220 encodes MAPKPKKRAIASCEGEGGGCSESKSMIDRLSDLPDQVAHHILSFLTVMDLVRVCCVSKRWRELSLSAPCLNFDEIPSGCRSTCRNRLQLMTYLERYLFHRGGNKIQSFRVNWERHYMDENETVCICASEHYRLITWINSAVRCNVEVLDLKMTLYDPEEAPFPSSVFLCGTLRSLAVDMNFTLLRTPSFGFSSNLTKLELKDVVIEDDRFFKWVSCSCKFIEELHLDQVRGIITISIESSSLKILRFFDVFNTSHLSISGEKLEDIVVGWYVESPSNSSLNICAPNLRCLSWSGKLMNHLTLGKFRHLEAAVLRLRPDENELDKVYEVLCSLCKVRALMLDEATIKVPFSKGSMRAPIYNIHCLTMDIGSITDELVPAIVSLFRGLPNMYILCIQSKTPLDNPQSNTSGFDMGYWKLQNLAFIDQLKVVSIELCNDSNAIDLARYILECAQNLLQMIVIYPPQDSEIVTRKLKESKIASGATVVFREKEKRG; translated from the exons ATGGCGCCGAAGCCTAAGAAAAGGGCTATTGCAAGTTGTGAGGGTGAAGGAGGAGGTTGTAGTGAGAGTAAGAGCATGATAGACAGGCTTAGTGATCTTCCGGATCAGGTTGCACATCACATTCTTTCGTTTCTAACTGTGATGGACCTGGTTCGAGTGTGTTGTGTGTCCAAAAGATGGAGAGAGCTTTCTCTGTCTGCCCCGTGTTTGAATTTTGATGAGATTCCGTCGGGTTGTAGATCCACATGCCGTAACCGGCTGCAGTTGATGACGTATTTGGAGAGGTACTTGTTTCATCGTGGGGGTAATAAGATACAGTCGTTTCGTGTCAATTGGGAGCGGCACTATATGGATGAAAATGAAACTGTGTGCATCTGTGCTAGCGAGCATTATCGACTCATCACATGGATCAATAGTGCGGTGAGGTGTAATGTTGAAGTGCTTGACCTTAAGATGACTCTGTATGATCCCGAGGAGGCACCGTTTCCGTCTAGCGTCTTTCTCTGTGGAACTTTGAGGTCCCTAGCAGTGGATATGAATTTTACTCTTCTTAGAACGCCCTCGTTTGGTTTTTCATCAAATCTCACTAAGTTGGAGTTAAAAGATGTTGTGATAGAGGACGACCGGTTTTTCAAATGGGTCTCATGTTCCTGCAAGTTCATTGAAGAGTTACATCTTGATCAAGTTCGTGGAATTATAACTATCAGTATTGAAAGCTCGTCTCTGAAAATATTGAGGTTTTTTGATGTGTTCAACACCTCCCATCTTAGCATATCAGGTGAGAAACTTGAAGACATAGTTGTGGGCTGGTATGTTGAATCACCTAGCAACAGTTCCTTAAATATTTGTGCCCCAAATCTTAGGTGTTTGAGTTGGAGTGGGAAATTGATGAATCACCTAACTCTGGGAAAGTTCAGACATTTAGAAGCTGCTGTGCTTCGTCTAAGGCCTGATGAAAATGAATTAGACAAAGTGTATGAGGTTCTTTGCAGTTTATGCAAAGTTAGAGCTCTTATGCTGGACGAAGCAACCATTAAG GTTCCATTCAGTAAAGGATCCATGCGAGCTCCAATATATAATATTCATTGTTTGACTATGGATATTGGAAGCATTACTGACGAGTTGGTTCCAGCAATAGTTTCTCTCTTCAGAGGATTGCCTAATATGTATATTCTTTGTATACAGTCTAAAACCCCTCTAGACAACCCTCAATCTAAt acATCTGGGTTTGATATGGGATATTGGAAGTTGCAAAACCTTGCTTTTATAGATCAGCTGAAGGTGGTCAGCATAGAACTTTGCAATGACTCCAATGCAATTGATTTAGCAAGGTATATTCTTGAGTGCGCTCAGAATTTGCTGCAAATGATTGTTATTTATCCACCCCAGGATTCAGAGATAGTTACAAGGAAGTTAAAGGAAAGCAAGATAGCTTCTGGTGCCACAGTTGTCTTTcgtgaaaaagagaaaagaggatAA
- the LOC133723383 gene encoding uncharacterized protein LOC133723383, translating to MEPIVDEFDKVYDVLSSLCSVEVLVLNEATIKAAYREEGMQAQLDEIWYLQMNIGSFTDDLVPAVVSLLRGTPNLCTLYMCYKPTSLDPKSNTSGFDMEYWKKQNLDFISQVQDVTIELSAGFNGIELARYVLEHAESLEKMVIRYLTRESNVRRKLKNSNMISNAAVTFEKYESSVNPFW from the exons ATGGAGCCTATAGTAGATGAGTTCGACAAAGTATATGATGTTCTTTCCAGTTTGTGCAGTGTGGAAGTTCTTGTCCTAAATGAAGCTACCATCAAG GCTGCTTACAGGGAGGAAGGCATGCAAGCTCAATTAGATGAGATTTGGTATTTGCAAATGAATATTGGTAGCTTTACTGATGATCTAGTCCCGGCAGTTGTCTCTCTCTTAAGAGGAACACCAAATTTATGTACCTTATACATGTGTTATAAACCAACTTCACTTGACCCTAAATCTAAT ACGTCTGGGTTTGATATGGAGTATTGGAAGAAGCAAAACCTGGATTTTATTTCTCAGGTTCAGGACGTTACCATAGAGCTCAGTGCTGGGTTTAATGGAATTGAGTTAGCAAGGTATGTACTTGAGCATGCGGAGAGCCTGGAGAAAATGGTCATTAGGTATTTAACCCGTGAATCTAATGTTAGACGGAAGTTAAAAAATAGTAACATGATCTCCAATGCCGCAGTTACTTTTGAGAAATACGAAAGTTCAGTTAACCCATTTTGGTAG
- the LOC133721856 gene encoding F-box/LRR-repeat protein At3g58900-like isoform X1, whose translation MEMMKQRRKLGDIASCEGVGLGGSGGNESGIDRFSDLPDQVAHHILSFLALPDLSRVCCVSKRCGELCISAPSLNFDEFSSDSMSTCSGRLKLSTYLERFLFHRGDNKIQSFRLRWESHSLEVDLTPCICDNECYRLSTWIQNAVRCNVEVLDLKITLYNTELVFFPSCVFLCAPLKSLVVDMNYTVLRTPSFAFSSNLKYLQLTNVYIEDDKFFKWISCSCKCIGDLHLSHVLGIENVTIFRSSLERFSLICGPLDHMCHLNISSEKLVDIDLYWTFDSPSNKSLTIDAPNLKSFKWIGNLMKYPNLGKLECLETAALFLKPEVEDLNKVHEVLWGLRRAPGLLLNDVVIKASFMDGSVPASLYDTSGLCLIIESFVDELVPALVCVFRRTPNLSLLCIKSKPPHNPQSNTFGFNMEYWKLQELAFTNQLKHVTIELCSGSNGIDLTKYMLKYALNMQRMVVICLPIDLKKVTRKLKKIKMISNAVLVIQKK comes from the exons ATGGAAATGATGAAACAAAGGCGTAAGTTGGGGGATATTGCAAGTTGTGAAGGTGTAGGACTAGGAGGTAGTGGTGGGAATGAGAGCGGGATAGACAGATTTAGCGATCTTCCGGATCAAGTTGCACACCACATTCTTTCCTTCCTGGCTTTGCCGGACCTTAGTCGTGTGTGTTGTGTGTCCAAAAGGTGTGGAGAACTTTGTATATCTGCTCCCTCGCTGAATTTTGATGAATTTTCCTCCGATTCTATGTCCACGTGTTCCGGGCGGCTAAAGTTGTCGACTTATTTGGAAAGGTTCTTGTTTCATCGTGGGGATAATAAGATACAGTCCTTTCGTCTCCGTTGGGAAAGTCACTCTTTGGAGGTAGATTTAACACCATGCATCTGTGATAATGAGTGTTATCGATTGAGCACTTGGATCCAGAATGCAGTACGGTGTAATGTTGAAGTGCTTGATCTTAAGATTACTTTATATAACACCGAATTGGTGTTTTTTCCATCTTGTGTGTTTCTCTGTGCACCTTTGAAGTCTCTGGTGGTGGACATGAATTATACGGTCCTTAGAACTCCGTCTTTTGCCTTTTCCTCTAATCTCAAGTACTTGCAGTTGACAAATGTTTATATAGAAGATGACAAGTTTTTCAAATGGATCTCATGTTCCTGCAAGTGCATTGGGGATTTGCATCTTAGTCATGTTCTTGGGATAGAGAACGTCACCATTTTCCGGTCATCTTTGGAAAGGTTTAGTTTGATTTGTGGTCCTCTGGATCATATGTGCCATTTAAATATCTCAAGTGAGAAACTTGTGGACATAGATCTTTACTGGACATTTGATTCACCTAGCAACAAATCCTTAACTATTGATGCCCCAAATCTTAAATCTTTCAAATGGATTGGGAATTTGATGAAATACCCAAATCTAGGAAAACTAGAATGCTTAGAAACAGCTGCACTTTTTTTGAAGCCTGAAGTAGAGGACTTAAACAAGGTACATGAGGTTCTTTGGGGTTTACGCAGGGCTCCAGGTCTTTTGCTAAATGACGTGGTGATTAAG GCTTCATTTATGGATGGATCTGTGCCAGCTTCATTGTATGATACTTCCGGTTTGTGTTTGATTATCGAAAGCTTTGTTGATGAGCTGGTCCCAGCATTGGTCTGTGTCTTCAGAAGAACACctaatttgagtttgttatgcATAAAGTCTAAACCACCACATAACCCTCAATCTAAT ACATTCGGGTTTAATATGGAATACTGGAAGCTGCAAGAACTTGCTTTTACTAATCAGCTTAAGCATGTGACTATAGAGCTTTGCAGTGGGTCTAATGGAATTGATCTGACAAAGTATATGCTCAAGTATGCTCTCAATATGCAGAGAATGGTTGTGATTTGTTTGCCCATAGATTTGAAGAAGGTTACAAGGAAACTAAAGAAAATCAAGATGATTTCCAATGCTGTACTTGTTATTCAGAAAAAGTAA